A single region of the Lycium barbarum isolate Lr01 chromosome 2, ASM1917538v2, whole genome shotgun sequence genome encodes:
- the LOC132626338 gene encoding uncharacterized protein LOC132626338 gives MDQKRKICEWVQNMKMPDGYASNLEKRVDMTQGKLHGMKSHDFHVFMETLLPIAFSGLPTRIWKPMTEISLFFKDLCSSMLRVGNLDRMHQNIPVITSKLEKILPPEFFDVMEHLPIHLAEEARLGGPVHCRWMYPFERTISKSKRGIKQKHRVEGSICEAYLAKETTHFCSYYFGDAVPCLRNRPNRHFEGGENDALAKQISIFNRPGSGSKKRTREFNDMESKSTSIHVLLNCPEVQRYYEYLNEDILRAISTCKRSEV, from the exons ATGGATCAGAAGCGAAAGATTTGTGAATGGGTTCAGAACATGAAGATGCCTGATGGGTATGCATCAAATTTGGAAAAACGTGTTGATATGACGCAAGGAAAGTTACATGGGATGAAAAGCCATGATTTTcatgttttcatggaaactttaCTCCCCATTGCATTTAGTGGCTTGCCTACCCGAATCTGGAAGCCTATGACAGAAATTAGTTTGTTCTTTAAAGACTTGTGTTCCAGCATGTTGAGGGTAGGCAACCTGGATCGGATGCATCAGAATATTCCTGTAATAACAAGTAAGTTGGAGAAAATTCTTCCACCGGAGTTCTTcgatgtgatggaacatcttccaaTTCACCTTGCGGAGGAAGCCCGACTCGGAGGCCCAGTTCATTGTCGTTGGATGTATCCCTTCGAGAG AACTATTAGCAAGTCTAAACGGGGTATTAAGCAGAAACATAGAGTTGAAGGCTCAATTTGCGAAGCCTATCTTGCTAAGGAAACAACTCATTTCTGTTCTTACTACTTTGGGGATGCTGTGCCATGCTTGCGAAACAGACCCAATCGACATTTTGAAGGAGGTGAGAATGATGCTTTAGCGAAGCAGATATCAATCTTCAATCGACCGGGTTCGGGTTCAAAAAAACGTACAAGAGAATTTAATGATATGGAGTCTAAATCTACATCGATACATGTCTTGCTGAATTGCCCGGAAGTTCAACGATATTATGA ATACCTCAACGAGGACATTCTTCGAGCCATTTCGACATGTAAGAGATCTGAGGTATAA